The genomic segment AAAATTTCCTTCCGCATATACCATTTTATTTATTTTAATTGCATTAGTGGCTCTTCTCACATGGGTTATTCCTGCTGGTCAATATGACCGCACAATGAATGAAGAACTTGGACGAGAAGTACCTGTTGCGGGCACTTATCAAGTTGTAGAAAGTGCGCCCCAAGGTATCGTCGATGTCTTTTATGCGCCGATTCAAGGCTTCTATGCCGCTATTGATGTCGCTTTTTTCATTCTTATCATTGGTGGATTCATTGGTCTTGTGACAAAAACGGGAGCGATTGACGCGGGTATCGAACGCATTACACGCCGTTTAGAAGGGCGTGAGGAAATGATGATACCTATCCTTATGGCACTTTTTGCTGCCGGAGGAACCATTTATGGTATGGCTGAGGAATCACTGCCCTTTTATGCGCTACTCGTTCCAGTCATGATGAGAGCTCGCTTTGATCCACTTGTCGCGGCTGCCACCATCTTATTAGGTGCGGGGATTGGCGTACTCGGGTCAACCATTAATCCATTCGCGACCGTGATCGCCGCAAACGCTTCGGGTATTCCGTTTACCGACGGTATTATGTTGCGCCTAGTTATGTTGTTTCTCGGCTATGTTATCTGTGTTTGGTACGTGATGCGCTACGCTCGCTTGGTTCGCACCGATCCTAAAAATTCGATTGTTCACGATAAATACGAAGAAAATAAAGCCCACTTCCTTGGCAATCGATCAGAGGAAGAACTTGAGTTCACCACCACTCGTAAAATCATTCTCGCGATCTTTGGCTGTGCGTTCGCTGTCATGATCTATGGCGTGTCTGCCGCGGGTTGGTGGATGCTTGAAATCTCGGCAATGTTCCTTGCTGCTACGGTTCTTGTTGGCTTTGTAGACCGTATGAGCGAAGAAGATTTTACTAACAACTTTTTAGAAGGTGCACGTGACCTCTTGGGTGTTGCTCTCATTATTGGTATCGCTCGCGGTATCGTAGTGGTAATGGATAACGGCATGATCACCGACACCATTCTAAATTCAGCAGAACAAATGGTAACGGGTCTATCGTCAGTGGTATTCGTCAATGTCATCTTCTTTTTGGAAATTATATTGTCGTTCCTTGTTCCTTCGACGTCGGGTCTTGCCGTTCTCACCATGCCGATCATGGCTCCATTAGCCGATTTTGCCGGTGTAGGTCGAGAACTTGTCATTACCGCGTATCAGTCTGCATCAGGACTCGTCAATTTAATTACGCCAACATCCGCGGTAGTGATGGGTGGTTTAGCCATTGCTCGCATTCCTTATATTAAATGGATCAAGTGGGTCATGCCATTAATCGGCATATTAACTTTTTTCTGCATTGTTTTATTAAGTCTAGGTACCGTTATTTAGTCATCGAAATTGATTAGATAAACATATTACTTCGTTGTCTATAAACAACACCGTCAATATTAATTTTATATTTTATTTTCCTGTTAGCTTTTTAAGCAGACTATTTGCATATTTTAAGCTAATTAATATGAAAGAGGTTCTATCATGAGCAAATTATATGTAGGTTCTGAAATTGGTCAATTACGTCGTGTTATTCTTCATCGACCAAGAAGATCATTAACTCATTTAACACCCTCCAACTGCCAAGACTTATTGTTTGACGATGTATTGGATGTTGAACGAGCTGGAGCCGAACATGATGGTTTTGCCCAAACACTGCGTGACCAAGGCGTCGAAGTTTTACTTCTCACTGATCTTTTAGCGGAGACGATCGCTATCCCTGAAGCAAAAGACTGGTTATTAAATCAGCAAGTGTCTGATTATCGCCTAGGTAAGCATCTCGCTAATAATGTACGTTGTTATCTTAACGACTTACCCAACATCACATTGGCAAAAATCCTAACAGGTGGTCTAGCTTACAGCTCGTTACCTAAGAGTTCATCGTCAATGGTACAAGGTCTGTACGAGCCTACTGACTTTGTTATCGACCCACTGCCAAACCATTTATTTACCCGTGATACTTCTTGCTGGGTTTATGGTGGTGTATCCATTAACCCAATGGCGAAACCGGCGCGTCAGCGCGAAACCAATCACCTGCGAGCAATCTACCGCTGGCATCCTCTTTTTGCCCAGCAAGATTTCATCAAGTATTTCGGTGACGATGAAACCATCAACTACGACAAATCAACCATTGAAGGCGGTGATGTTTTAGTTATCGGCAAAGGCAGCGTTTTAGTGGGCATGTCAGAGCGCACTACGCCGCAAGGCGTTGAACATCTTGCGTCCAATCTGTTTAAACATGGTCAAGCGAAACAAGTGATCGCCATGGAACTACCAAAACATCGCTCTTGTATGCACTTAGATACGGTAATGACACACATGCGCGAAGATACTTTCTCGGTCTATCCAGAAGTCGTTCGCAAAGATGTGAAATGTTGGAGCCTAACGGGTGATGAATCCGGTGCCGTGTCGATTAAGCAAGAAGATTATTTTGTTAAAGCGATTGAAAAAGCGCTCGGCGTTGGACAACTCAACCTGATCACCACCGGCGGTGACAGTTTCGAAGCAGAGCGCGAGCAGTGGAAAGATGCAAACAACGTGTTGACCGTTAAATCCGGAGTCGTGATCGGCTATGAAAGTAACGCTTATACCAACGAAAAATACGATAAAGCGGGGATTACCGTTCTACCAATCCAAGGTGATGAGCTTGGGCGTGGACGTGGTGGTGCGCGTTGTATGAGCTGCCCTATCGAACGTGATGGCATTTAAATAAGGGGGGTTAAGTAATGAAAAGACAAACTGTCGTCGTCGCCCTTGGTGGCAATGCCTTATTACGTCGCGGCCAAGCGCTAGAGCAAAGTATTCAGCGCGAAAACATTGAAGTAGCCGTTAAAGCGATCTTAGAGATATCCAAACATTACAACATCGTGCTTGTCCATGGTAATGGTCCCCAAGTCGGCTTGCTGGCGCTGCAAGGTTTGGAATACAAGAAGGTGGCACCTTACACCCTAGATGTGTTGGTGAGTGAAACCCAAGGCATGATCGGTTACATGCTCATGCAAGAGCTAACAAACCAAATGCCTGAACAGAAAGTGACTTGTGTTTTAACTCAAATGACCGTTGACCCAATGGACACTGCATTTAACGATCCAACAAAACCGATTGGTCCTATCTACGAAGAAGAAGAAGCGCGAGAACTGGCTGAAAAGTACCTTTGGACATTCAAACCCGATGGCGACTATTTCCGTCGTGTTGTTCCTAGTCCAGCCCCCATTGGCATTATTGAGCATGAAGCAATAACGCATCTGATTAATGAGGACCACTTAGTTATCTGTACCGGTGGCGGCGGGATCCCGGTTATGTATGACGATGGCAAGTTGATCGGTGTAGAAGCCGTGATTGATAAAGATATGTCAGCCGCCCTGCTCGCCGGGCAGATTAACGCCGACGCACTGCTTGTATTAACGGACAGTGACAGCGTTTACCTAGACTGGGGAAAACCAACACAGCGAGCGCTGCGTGCTACTAATCCGGCGGAATTAGCCAAGTACGAGTTCGAGGAAGGTTCGATGAAACCTAAGATTGAAGCCTCCTGCGAGTTTATTAAGCAAGGTGGCAAAGTGGTTGGCATTGGGTCATTAAAAGATGGTTTACGCATCCTTGAGGGGACGGCAGGAACCAATATCACTAATCATTAATATACGTAAATAAGAAGGAAAGAATCATGGCTTTTAACCTACGCAATCGTAATTTCCTAAAACTACTAGATTTTACCCCGCGCGAGATCCAACACCTTTTAGATCTGTCTGCGGAGCTAAAAAAAGCGAAATACAACGGTTATGAACAACCTCGTTTAACAGGCAAAAATGTCGCCCTGATCTTTGAGAAAACATCGACTCGCACCCGTTGTGCATTTGAAGTTGCGGCTTTCGACCAAGGAGCACAAGTTTCGTACTTAGGTCCGAGTGGTTCTCAAATTGGTCATAAAGAATCAATGAAAGACACCGCTCGCGTTCTTGGTCGCATGTACGACGGCATTGAATATCGCGGATTTGGGCAAGAAATTGTTGAGGAGCTAGGAAAATACGCGGGGGTTCCTGTCTGGAACGGCTTAACCGATGAGTTCCACCCTACCCAAATTCTTGCCGATTTCTTAACCATGCAAGAGTTTGGTCGTGGTAAGCAACTACACGAAATGAGCTTTGCTTATCTTGGTGATGCTCGTAACAACATGGGCAATTCTTTGATGGTGGGAGCCGCTAAAATGGGCATGGACATTCGCCTTGTCGCGCCTAAGCAATTCTGGCCAGAAAAGGAACTGGTTGAGCTATGCCAAAGCATTGCAGAAAAGACTGGCGGGAAAATCACTCTAACCGAAGACGTGCAACAAGGCGTGAAAGGTTGTGACTTCCTATATACCGATGTCTGGGTGTCCATGGGAGAAGCGAAAGAAGCGTGGGCAGAACGCATTAAGTTGATGCTGCCATACCAAGTCAATATGCAAATGATCGAAGCCACCGGAAATCCTCATGTGAAATTCATGCATTGCCTACCCGCATTTCACGGTGAGGACACCACGATTGGCAAGCAGTTGGCACAAGACTACCCCATGCTCAAAAATGGCTGTGAAGTGACAGACCAAGTCGTTGAATCGGATTACTCTATTGTCTTTGATGAGGCTGAGAACCGTATGCACACTATCAAGGCTGTGATGGTTGCGACTTTGGGTGACTAGCTTTGAGTGACTCGCTTTAGGTGACTCGCTATTGGCGACTAATCCTTTGCAACAAATGGGCTCATAGTCGTTTTCTGAAGTGATAACTGCATGATCTGGGCTCGAAAAAATCCCCAAGCGCTTGGCTTGGGGATTTTTGTATATAAGGACGGTTCAATCGAGTGCTGTTTAGCCCCTTGTTCTGATCGCTAGATCTCTTGTAAACCGAGTCTCTTACGCACAATATTCTCACACAAAACGATATTACCGACATCATGAGGAATCACTAAAACCGTATCATTGCCTCCGACGGTGCCAAGTATCTCAGGGTGTGGTTCAGTATCAATCATTCTAGCCACAAGCTGCGCACTAGCTGGATTGGTTTTCACCACCACCATCATCTGATTATGGGTAACAAATTCAATCTGAGATGATACAGCGGAATTGACTTTCACAGGTGCAGTTTCAGAGGTCACGCAGTACACCCTGCGACCATTTGAATTGGTACCTTTTGTCACACCAAGTTGACTCAGCCACCTTGATATTCTTGATTGATTAATACCCGTGTAACCCATTTCATTTAAGGCTTTACAGATTTCGCTCTGAGACGCAAAGCTCTTCTGTTGAAGTAATTGCTTGACGACTTCTTTACTAACAACGTTATCTTCGGTGTGTTTGATTCGGAAAGTGTCTAGAGTTTCACTCATAGGGAACTCCTTATTTAACAAATGATGAACTCCATTAGGTGCGGTATGATTCGACGGTCTGCTTTGATGGGTAAAAATACAACCACTAAATGTACCTGTAACCGCTAATGATGATGCTAACATGAAGGCACGATGTGGATAACTGAATAAACATTTATTAAGGCAACCTGTCACAAAAAACAACCGTTATTTCGCTGTACTTTGTGCTCACTTTGAGGCGTTCAAAGATATACGAAGACATTTCCAATATAGGCGCTCTCCGTGCGTTTCCATACTGGGTCGCAAACATGCTCATATTGGTTCTTTTTATATTACTTATTATCTAAGACAAACCCTGAACCCTTTACTCTTGCAGTAATAAAATCCACGGCTGCTTTGACCTTAGGTGTGGCATAGCTTAATTTTTGATACAGCATATAGACACCAAGATATTGGTTTTCGGTAATATTCAATGGTTCATCAAACGTTAACTCGACTAACTCCCCCCTTTCAAAATAAGGTTGCAATGCCCAGCGAGGCATCATCAAGATGCCTAATCCCTCAATCGCTTTGCGAGTCAGCCATTTGCCATTATTGGTGGTCAACACGCTAGGTGCTGACACATTTTGCCAGGCGCCATTCACCTCACTTAACCAAGGCGTTGCCCCGATGGGTGTTTTAAAATACAGCCCTTTATGGTTTTTTAATTCAAGCGTTGAACGTGGAACCCCAACTTTATCGAGATAGCCTTGCGATGCAGCGGCAATAAATTGATTGTCCATCAAATGAATCGCCACCACGCGCTCATCGGGAGCGTAACCACCACGAATGGCAATATCTACATCATCACGATTTAACTTAGACAGTTCATCCGTGAGCACAACATCGAGCAACACGTCAGGGTAACGCTCTGAGAATTCATCTAAAATTGGCGCTAATACTTGCTCGCCAAACCCAACCATCGAACTGATTTTCAACACACCCATTGGCGTCGTTTGATAATCACGAACCACCTGATCGCTCTGCTCTAAGTGCAACAAAATCGCATTGACTTGTTGAAGGTATTGCTCCCCGACTTCGGTCAATACGACGGAACGCGTTGTGCGCGTGAGCAATTGCGCACCTAGGCTTTGTTCCAAATCTGCGACTCGGCGAGAAACTGAAGAAGCCGGCACACCAAATCGTTTCGCTGCCAAAGTAAAGCTTCCTACCTCGACGGTAGCAGCAAAGTATTTTAAGGCCCTAAGTTTATCCATAATCCACGTTCACTTAAGTTGGTCGATGATGCCCATCACGGCTTTTATTCGGTCACTTGATGGTGAACATTCTACATTATTGCTATTAAGACAATATAGTTTAGCTATTTACCCACTATATAACACCAATACTATAAGTAATAATTGTTTTATCAGCCGAAAGTGGACAACAAAATCAAAAGGAATCACTCATGAGCCATTACACTAAAATTTTGCTAGCACAGCGCCCCGATCATCGCCCTGTAGGTTCTCATCTTTTTGAGGTGCAGAGCAAAGAGATCCCAACTGCGGGTCCAGGACAAATTCTCATCAAGCAGACACACATGTCTCTCGACCCTGCCATGATCGGTTGGATGAGCCCTGATACCGAAAGCTATATTCCTCCCGTCGAACTCGGTTCTGTGATGCGATCCAGTGGTTTTGGGGAGATTGTAGAATCGAACCATCCTGACTTTACCGTTGGTGACAAAGTTATGGGTATGATCGGTTGGACCGAGTACGCGTTAACCAATGGACAAGGTATCAATAAAGTTCAATCTGACATTGACCCTGAAATGGCGCTGTCGGTCTTTGCTCTCCCGGGGCTCACTGCAACGCAGGGGCTATTCAATGTGGGTAAACCTAAAACGGGTGAGACCATTGTGGTTACTGGTGCAGCCGGATCGGTCGGTTCGATTGTTGGTCAATTGGCAAAAGCCGAAGGTCTGCGTGTTATCGGTGTGGTGGGCAGCGATGAAAAAGCAGACTGGATAGTCAACACACTTGGCTTTGACGGTGCGATTAACTATAAGTCTGATGACTTGGAGCAGCAACTGACCGAGCTAACACCGGATGGTATCGATCTCTTTTTCGAAAACACCGGCGGTCCAATTCAGCACGCTATTTTCAACCGTATGAATGCCTTCGGTCGCATCATAGTGTGTGGAATGATTGCCGACTACACCAGCGAAAACCCAGCACTGGGACCAAACTGGATCAATATCATCAAGAAACGAATCACCATTCAAGGCTTTACTATGCCTGATCACTTTGGTGAAGTCCCTGCATTGCTGGCTAAACTCACGCCTTATGTCATGCAAGGTAACGTTCAATACCGCAGCCATGTGCTGGAAGGACTGGAAAGTGCGATGACGGGGCTGAACTTGCTGCTCACTGGTGACAACAAAGGCAAGTTGATCGTCAAGCTGTAAGTTTAAATGGGTGCACGTTGCTTTGGATAGAACCTTTGTAATGGTCAACTAAAATTGGCAACGTGTTTCCAACTCCTAAACTCAGTCAGCAATTAGTCACCTTCCGACGCCGCTACCTGAAGTGACAACCCGTTCGAAAATCTTGATAGCCTTGAAAACCCAACCGATTAATTTTTCTTTCTCCTATTCTTTACTAATATATAAGTTCCTGAAAATTTCTATATTGAGGATATTATGAAAACACCGTTTCGTAAGTTAGCCTTAGTATCATCACTACTCGCCTTTACTATCCCTGCACAGAGTGTGCTTGCATGTACGGCGATAACATTAAATGCTGATGATGGCTCAATCATTCAAGCTCGAACACAAGAGTGGGGCTCATTTGACCTCCGCTCAAAGGTTATCAAAGTACCACAGAAAGTGGCGATGCAAGGCACGACACCCGACGGGAAAAATGGTCTCAGTTGGGAGACTAAATACGGCGCAGTGGGCATCAACGCCATAGATTTACCAATATTTGTCGATGGAATGAACGAGAAAGGGCTTGCTGTTTCCGTTCTTTATCTGCCTGGCTTTGCTCAATTCCAAGATTACGATAGTCAACAGCGTGACAGGACTATCGCAGCCTTTGATTTACCAACATGGATATTAACAACAAAGGCCAACGTCGAAGAAATCAAAGCTGAACTCCCGAACATTCGCGTATCAGATGTTAAAGTTGCCTCATTTGGTAATATTGCACCGCCGATCCACTTCCTCGTTACCGACAGTAAGGGCGGCAGTATTGTTATCGAATACACAGAGGGTAAGCTAGACATTTACGACAACGAAGTCGGTGTAGTGACAAACAGCCCTAGCTACCCTTGGCACCTCATTAATCTTAGAAACTATATTGGCTTACAACCCAGAGCAGCGGGTCCAAAGACAGTTGATGAGATCACGTTAAGTCCGATTGGAGTTGGCTCTGGTATGTTAGGGCTCCCTGGTGATTTCACTCCGCCATCTCGATTTGTTCGGGCTGCGGCATTACGAAATACCGTTGTGAAGTTGGAAGATAGTGAACAAGCAATCAATGAGTCATTTCGAATTTTGGATAACTTTAATATTCCACTGGGTTCAACAACGGCATCAGATCAATTACCAGAGGATGGGCTACAGGGTAGCACCCAATGGACAACGGCGATGAATGCCAAATCACTAGAGTATTATTACCATACGCTGGACAATCGTACTCTACGTAAAATAGACCTAAATGATATTGATTTTACCAAGGGTGACATCAAGTTTTATCCACTTGATAAGATGAAACAGCAAACGGTAGAAATAGTCCACGTAGACTAGGTCTCTCGATGTGTCCCACCCTAAAATGAGTTGACGTTTTTATTAAGCCAGTGACGCTTGTCGCTGGCTTTTTTCATATGAAATAAGTTCGCCTCGAATACAATCACTGCCGCCCTTCCAATTTAAGACAAAAAATAGCCACTCAAAAAATGGCGCTCAATTGAATCCCTGACTCTTGCTCCAGTGCTAGCTAGATCGGTGTAACCTCTTCTTAAGAGTAGGCTTTAACGCGCTTATCGTATACTCTAGTCGGACTAGAAAATGCTACCATGGAGCGCTGATATTGAATGAAAATTTCGTTACGACTAGCGGATGAGACCGACCTAGACTTCCTGATCGAGCTGCGCACCGACACCATGACACAATACATGCAGGATATGAATTGGCCGACGGACAAGATGGCGATGGTAGAACGAGTGAGACTCGATTATGACTGCGCTAACATCATCGAAGTCGACGGCAAAATGGCCGGATTGTTTAAGGTAAAATTTCGACCGCAACAAAATCAGTGGTACGTGGTGCAGATCCAAGTGCACCCCAGCTTTCAGAATAAAAAAATAGGTCGTACTCTTATTTTAGAGCTGTTTGAGCTGGCCAAAATTACCGCCTCTTCCGTCGCACTCGGCGTATTGAAGACCAACCCAGCCCAACATCTGTATTATCATCTAGGCTTTGTAAAAGTGGCTGAAACGGACGCCGAGTACTTACTGGAATACCGCTCTAGTGCCGGTTAAAAATGATGCTTGAATAACGTATCGCCGCTGCGCAGACACCCAAGCGAAGCGGCAACACGTTTGCCCCATATCTATGCTACAGCACGATAGAAAAATTGCGCAAACCACTGCATGATCAGTGCTGAATCTGGCAGCAACTCAAGACTGGTGCGGGCGTTTTGATAAGCCTCTTCCCCAACCAACTCTCGCTTGCGTTCCAAGAGTTTATATTCAAAGTCGGTTGAGAATTCTGGGTGTCCTTGAATGGTCAAGATGTGGTCTTGTTTAATCAGCATATAGTTTGGACAAAAGTCGCTGGATGCGATGGTGGTCAGTGAATCCGGTAATTGCAGAACTTGATCTTGATGGCTGACCAAGATGTTGATCATCTCTTTTCTGGGCTGCATCCAATCATGTTGACCGGTGACTTGGTTGACGCTCATGCCAATACCCCAGCCCTTATTAGACTTAGCCACTTGAGCTCCTAATGCTCTGGCAATGATCTGGTGCCCAAAACAGATACCAATCAGTGGGGTTTGCGCCTCATCACAAGTCACAATCCACTGCGCTAATTGATTGATCCAGTCGATGTCTGCATAGGCATCAAAGGTGCTACCGGTAATAATAAAACCATCACAACCGTGATCGGTCATCGGTAACACCCCTTCCATAGCATCAAACAGTTGATAGTTAAAATCACCATGTGGTGACAATGTTTCAATAATCATATCGGCAAATTCGCCAAACTCAGCCGATAATATCGGGTCGACACGATCGCAAACAATAATCCCTATATTCATGTCATTCCTCCGTGACAATAAATCGAACAAAAACACAATATACTTTACATTAAGGCAAATTTATACGATAAATAGAGCTTAATAAAGCAAAATAATTAACACGACAGGTCATTTGCTCACCATCATTTTTTGCGTTGCACTCTAAGGACAGTACGCCGTAAATTGCTTGAGCTAATGGCTTTACGGACAATCGACATCAAAAGGGAATTTATGGACAATCAAACATGGTCTGACCGCTTAGCGAATCTCACTTTCTCTACTCAAGCCGTCATCAATGGACAATTAATGGACGCCATTAGTGGCAAGACGTTCCCCTGTATCAATCCGAGCAATGGTTCACTAATAGCGCACATCGCTCAGTGTGATGAGGCGGATGTCAATCTTGCGGCGCAAGTGGCTCGCGCAACCTTTGATAGTGGTGTCTGGTCACAATTACAGCCAGCAGAGCGTAAAGCGACCTTGCTGAAATTTGCCCGATTAATCGAAGAAAATCAGGATAAGCTGGCGTTATTGGAGAGTTTAGATGCGGGCAAGCCCATCTCCGATACCTTAGGCTACGATGCCCCTGCTACTGCCCGCTGTATTGCATGGAATGCTGAAGCCATTGATAAACTGTACGATGAAGTTGCCCCCACGACAGCCGATGCGCTGGCACTGGTGACACGAGAACCTCTTGGTGTGGTGGCGGCGATTGTTCCTTGGAACTTCCCAGCCGTCATGGCCTCTTGGAAACTAGGACCCGCGCTAGCAACGGGCAACTCGGTGATCCTTAAACCGTCAGAAAAAAGCCCGCTTTCGGCCATCTTCCTTGCTGAGCTAGCACTGGCAGCGGGATTGCCTGCCGGGGTGTTTCAAGTTCTGCCTGGCTTTGGTTACGAAGCCGGACAAGCATTGGCGCTGCACAACGACGTTGACGGTCTTACCTTTACTGGCTCTACCGCTGTGGGCAAAAAATTGCTGACTTTTGCGGGTGAATCTAATCTCAAACGCACCTTCATGGAGTGTGGCGGTAAAAGCCCCCACATTATTTGCGCCGACACCGATAAGTTACAAAAAGCGGTCGACACCGCGCTCTCTGCCATCTGTTACAACCAAGGCGAGGTATGCACCGCTGGCTCGCGATTGCTGGTTGAGAGAAGCATTTACAGCGAAGTGATCGAGAAATTAAAACAAGGCGCTGCCAACTGGCAACCCGCTGACCCACTGATGACGGATACCCGAATGGGCGCTATCATTGATGAAGCTCAAATGGAACGCATTTTAAGTTATATCGACATCGGTAAACAGCAGGAGGCAACGTTGTTGTGCGGCGGCCAGCAAGTGCTGCAGGCAACTGGCGGCTACTATATCGAGCCCACGATCTTTGTCGACGTGACTCCAGAGATGAGAATCGCGAGAGAGGAGATCTTTGGTCCTGTATTATCCGTCATTGTCTTTGATACCTTAGAGCAAGCCATCGACATCGCAAACGATACTGAATATGGCTTGGCAGCAGGGATCTGGACCAGTGATATTAGCAAGGCGATAAAAGGCTCTCGAGCACTGCGAGCTGGGACGGTGTTTGTCAATAACTGGGATGGTGGCGATATGACAATGCCATTTGGTGGCTATAAGCAGAGTGGTAACGGTCGCGACAAATCACTGCACGCGCTGGAAAAATACACTGAGCTAAAATCGACATGGATAGAGTTGGGTTAACCCGCTCATAAGCGTGTCAGCGTCAATGGGCGACACACTCGCCCATTGGCATTAAAAAGTAGGTGGTGTGGAGGCACTAATCAGTTCGCATTCCACTTTACCTTTATTTCTAAAGCGGTGTGGCTGGCGGGTTTTGAAGTAATAGGAATCCCCCGGCTTCAACACCTGAGTCTGTTTACCTACCTGTAATTCAATCTCACCGCGCAGTACAATCCCGCCCTCTTCCCCATCGTGCTGCATAAAGTCAGTGCCTGTATCGGCACCCGGTGGATAGGTTTCACGAATAATGGCCATTTTACGGTCGGCTTTTTTACCCCCAACCAAGAGCATGCTAATGGTATTGTCGCCAATATCTACCAGCTCGTCTGTGGTAAAAAAGATCTTGTCTTCAGCTTCTATATCTATGGTGAAAAATTCACCCATAGAAATGGACATGGCATCGAGCAACTTTTTTAAAGAGCCCACGGACGGGTTCACTTGGTTCTTCTCGATCTGCGATATCATGGCATTGGTAACACCACTCAATTTGGCTAACTCTCTTTGCGACATACCCTTGATAGTTCGGATAGTTTTAAGCTGTTTGCCTACGTCCATTGCTTCCCCA from the Vibrio hippocampi genome contains:
- a CDS encoding GNAT family N-acetyltransferase, producing the protein MKISLRLADETDLDFLIELRTDTMTQYMQDMNWPTDKMAMVERVRLDYDCANIIEVDGKMAGLFKVKFRPQQNQWYVVQIQVHPSFQNKKIGRTLILELFELAKITASSVALGVLKTNPAQHLYYHLGFVKVAETDAEYLLEYRSSAG
- a CDS encoding aldehyde dehydrogenase, whose product is MDNQTWSDRLANLTFSTQAVINGQLMDAISGKTFPCINPSNGSLIAHIAQCDEADVNLAAQVARATFDSGVWSQLQPAERKATLLKFARLIEENQDKLALLESLDAGKPISDTLGYDAPATARCIAWNAEAIDKLYDEVAPTTADALALVTREPLGVVAAIVPWNFPAVMASWKLGPALATGNSVILKPSEKSPLSAIFLAELALAAGLPAGVFQVLPGFGYEAGQALALHNDVDGLTFTGSTAVGKKLLTFAGESNLKRTFMECGGKSPHIICADTDKLQKAVDTALSAICYNQGEVCTAGSRLLVERSIYSEVIEKLKQGAANWQPADPLMTDTRMGAIIDEAQMERILSYIDIGKQQEATLLCGGQQVLQATGGYYIEPTIFVDVTPEMRIAREEIFGPVLSVIVFDTLEQAIDIANDTEYGLAAGIWTSDISKAIKGSRALRAGTVFVNNWDGGDMTMPFGGYKQSGNGRDKSLHALEKYTELKSTWIELG
- a CDS encoding glutamine amidotransferase-related protein; its protein translation is MNIGIIVCDRVDPILSAEFGEFADMIIETLSPHGDFNYQLFDAMEGVLPMTDHGCDGFIITGSTFDAYADIDWINQLAQWIVTCDEAQTPLIGICFGHQIIARALGAQVAKSNKGWGIGMSVNQVTGQHDWMQPRKEMINILVSHQDQVLQLPDSLTTIASSDFCPNYMLIKQDHILTIQGHPEFSTDFEYKLLERKRELVGEEAYQNARTSLELLPDSALIMQWFAQFFYRAVA
- a CDS encoding cupin domain-containing protein, coding for MDVGKQLKTIRTIKGMSQRELAKLSGVTNAMISQIEKNQVNPSVGSLKKLLDAMSISMGEFFTIDIEAEDKIFFTTDELVDIGDNTISMLLVGGKKADRKMAIIRETYPPGADTGTDFMQHDGEEGGIVLRGEIELQVGKQTQVLKPGDSYYFKTRQPHRFRNKGKVECELISASTPPTF